One Weissella coleopterorum DNA segment encodes these proteins:
- a CDS encoding type 1 glutamine amidotransferase domain-containing protein, translated as MKKILIVETNIQNYQGTHDPTGLWLGETVEFVDEIQRFGFDIDYVSPNGGFIPLDPRSMKYTDDSIMALYRNPSFIEKALRNTLKPSEVNPNDYIAIYYTGGHGVMWDFPDNKELKSIARAIYTHHGYLLSVCHGIAGLLNLKDDKGNFIIKDKNITGFTTTEEFLAGKTKIVPFLNQHVATSHGAKFQKKRFYTDFAITDGRIITGQNPFSVRSVARQFIQEIKK; from the coding sequence ATGAAAAAAATTTTAATTGTGGAAACTAATATTCAAAATTATCAGGGTACACATGACCCTACTGGACTATGGTTAGGCGAAACCGTTGAATTTGTTGATGAAATACAAAGATTTGGTTTCGATATTGACTACGTAAGTCCAAATGGCGGATTCATTCCTCTCGATCCTCGAAGTATGAAATACACTGATGATTCCATAATGGCCCTTTACCGTAATCCTAGTTTCATTGAAAAGGCATTAAGAAATACACTCAAACCATCTGAAGTTAATCCTAATGACTATATTGCTATTTATTACACGGGCGGTCATGGTGTTATGTGGGATTTCCCAGATAATAAAGAGCTTAAATCTATTGCACGAGCAATCTATACGCATCACGGTTACTTATTATCTGTTTGTCATGGGATTGCCGGTCTATTAAATCTGAAAGATGATAAGGGAAACTTCATTATTAAAGATAAAAATATAACAGGCTTTACAACTACAGAAGAATTTTTAGCCGGCAAAACCAAGATCGTACCATTTTTAAATCAACATGTAGCTACAAGCCATGGGGCTAAATTTCAAAAGAAACGCTTTTACACAGACTTTGCTATTACAGATGGGCGGATCATCACTGGTCAAAATCCATTCTCAGTTCGCTCGGTTGCAAGACAGTTCATTCAGGAAATTAAGAAATGA
- a CDS encoding amidohydrolase family protein — MTNKIDFHTHFLPEVYVDYLNKYYDGKADGVRTPKWSLEEHLQFMKDSNIDHSVLSLSSPHPSLGNQAETIAIISAINEEAEKISRTFPEKFSYSASLPLPFIDESLKTIERFADTALGFSFPSNTQGLYLGDPKLDDVMALLNEKKATIFIHPTEPQEQNIDAAKGIKTPLMEFFFDTTRAVVNLAQFQIFSRYPAISWIIPHAGALLPIIAQRISEGNKFLSAPTDPQPDDLLQVMQQKNVHFDLAGMVLPYQLPTLLQIVKPDQLLYGSDFPYTPAATTDKLAQKIEDTSLFSSSELNAIFNENAGTILTNQE, encoded by the coding sequence ATGACTAATAAAATTGATTTTCACACCCACTTTTTACCTGAGGTATATGTTGATTATTTAAATAAGTACTACGATGGCAAAGCGGACGGGGTTCGCACCCCAAAATGGTCACTAGAAGAGCATCTCCAGTTCATGAAAGATAGCAACATTGATCACTCTGTCTTATCACTCTCTAGTCCTCATCCTAGTTTGGGAAATCAAGCTGAGACCATTGCGATTATTTCAGCAATTAATGAAGAGGCCGAAAAAATTAGCAGGACATTTCCAGAAAAGTTTTCCTACAGTGCATCATTACCATTACCATTTATTGATGAAAGTCTAAAAACAATCGAACGTTTCGCAGATACAGCACTTGGATTCTCCTTCCCAAGTAATACACAAGGATTATACCTAGGGGATCCCAAGCTCGATGATGTGATGGCCTTGTTAAATGAAAAGAAAGCGACCATTTTTATTCATCCTACCGAGCCCCAAGAACAAAATATTGATGCGGCAAAAGGTATTAAAACACCGCTAATGGAATTTTTCTTTGACACTACTCGAGCAGTTGTGAATCTTGCTCAATTCCAAATTTTTTCCCGTTACCCAGCAATTAGTTGGATTATCCCTCATGCTGGCGCCTTACTTCCAATCATTGCACAACGTATTTCTGAAGGAAATAAATTCTTATCGGCTCCAACGGATCCGCAACCAGATGATTTATTGCAAGTTATGCAGCAAAAGAATGTTCACTTTGATTTAGCTGGTATGGTGCTACCTTATCAGTTGCCAACACTACTTCAAATTGTCAAACCGGATCAATTGTTGTACGGTAGTGATTTTCCATATACACCAGCGGCTACAACTGATAAGTTGGCTCAAAAAATTGAAGATACTAGCCTATTTTCAAGTAGTGAGCTTAATGCAATTTTCAACGAAAATGCAGGGACAATTTTAACAAATCAAGAGTAG
- a CDS encoding NAD(P)-dependent oxidoreductase, which translates to MKIAVMAAHGRVGKLIVKEAVERGMDVTSFIREANTNQAKNVVSKDILDLTQDDLVGFDVIVDAVGAWAPDTVHIIPDAAIHLADLLKNTATRLLVVGGAGSLFINPEHTKTVLDVTEFAEEALPVVQAHQNALDALRQYTDVKWTYVSPAGEFNSDGQRMGTYILGGEELTLNKKGESIISYADYALAMVDEIESGQHVQQRISVVGE; encoded by the coding sequence ATGAAAATTGCAGTAATGGCTGCCCATGGGCGTGTGGGAAAACTAATTGTAAAAGAAGCAGTTGAGCGGGGTATGGATGTTACTTCATTTATTAGAGAAGCAAACACTAACCAAGCAAAAAACGTTGTGTCAAAAGATATTTTAGATTTAACCCAAGATGATTTAGTCGGGTTTGATGTCATAGTGGATGCTGTTGGTGCGTGGGCACCAGATACGGTCCATATTATTCCAGATGCCGCTATTCATTTAGCTGATCTTCTGAAAAATACAGCGACCCGTTTATTAGTGGTTGGAGGTGCAGGGAGCCTCTTTATTAATCCGGAACATACTAAAACGGTTTTGGATGTAACTGAATTTGCGGAAGAAGCTTTACCTGTGGTTCAAGCACATCAAAACGCGTTAGACGCATTGCGACAATATACTGATGTAAAATGGACCTATGTAAGTCCAGCTGGTGAATTTAATAGTGATGGTCAAAGGATGGGTACATATATTTTAGGTGGTGAAGAATTGACACTCAATAAAAAGGGCGAAAGCATTATTTCATATGCTGATTATGCGCTGGCCATGGTGGATGAGATTGAATCCGGTCAGCATGTGCAACAACGAATTAGTGTGGTTGGTGAATAA
- a CDS encoding glycerate kinase family protein, with translation MKFVIAPDSFKGSLTAQNAARAIQAGLMEVFPDAEYELVPIADGGEGTVETLVQATDGSLQVANVLDPLGRTVQATYGILGDSKTAVIEMAAASGLHLVEKAEMNPLVTTTYGTGQLILDALDHQIRRFIIGLGGSATNDGGAGMAEALGVRFLDQQKRNLTRGGAALANLETIDMAGLDPRLAETEIILAVDVKNPLIGDQGASVVFGPQKGATPEMVQQLDQALTHYADVLTKQYKINVANISGAGAAGGLGAGFMAFTTVKIRSGIEVMMEAVDLKSRVKAADYVFVGEGSIDFQTQFGKAPIGVAKIVKNIAPHATVIGLAGSIGKESATLYNLGIDAIFSIVPGVVDLKSAIDNGAKNLKQTTSNLARLISLKK, from the coding sequence ATGAAATTTGTAATTGCGCCCGATTCATTTAAAGGTAGTTTAACCGCACAAAATGCTGCACGAGCGATTCAAGCTGGGTTAATGGAAGTTTTTCCAGATGCTGAATATGAATTAGTTCCCATTGCTGATGGAGGGGAGGGTACCGTTGAAACTTTGGTGCAGGCGACCGATGGAAGTCTGCAAGTAGCAAACGTACTAGATCCATTGGGACGTACCGTGCAGGCTACCTACGGAATTCTGGGTGATAGTAAAACTGCCGTGATTGAAATGGCAGCCGCATCAGGACTTCATTTGGTTGAAAAGGCTGAAATGAATCCATTAGTGACAACCACCTATGGAACGGGGCAGTTAATTTTAGATGCATTGGATCACCAGATTCGACGCTTCATTATTGGATTAGGCGGTTCAGCGACCAATGATGGTGGAGCTGGGATGGCAGAAGCATTGGGGGTCCGGTTCTTAGATCAACAAAAAAGGAACTTGACGCGTGGGGGTGCAGCTTTAGCAAATTTAGAGACCATTGATATGGCCGGGTTAGACCCCCGGTTAGCGGAAACTGAAATCATCTTAGCCGTCGATGTCAAAAATCCATTAATTGGAGATCAAGGGGCCTCCGTAGTTTTTGGTCCCCAAAAAGGTGCCACACCAGAAATGGTCCAACAACTGGATCAGGCTTTGACCCACTATGCCGATGTTTTAACCAAACAATATAAAATTAATGTTGCTAATATTTCCGGGGCAGGTGCAGCCGGTGGCTTAGGCGCAGGCTTTATGGCCTTTACAACGGTTAAAATTCGCTCAGGTATTGAAGTAATGATGGAAGCCGTCGATTTAAAATCAAGAGTAAAAGCGGCTGATTATGTTTTCGTAGGTGAGGGTTCAATTGATTTTCAAACGCAATTTGGAAAGGCGCCAATTGGTGTGGCTAAAATTGTGAAGAACATAGCACCACACGCTACAGTGATTGGGCTAGCTGGCTCGATAGGCAAAGAAAGTGCGACACTTTACAACTTAGGTATTGATGCTATTTTTAGCATTGTTCCAGGAGTGGTGGATTTAAAATCTGCCATTGATAATGGGGCCAAGAATTTAAAGCAGACGACATCTAATCTAGCTCGTTTAATTTCATTAAAAAAATAA
- a CDS encoding TetR/AcrR family transcriptional regulator, with amino-acid sequence MKEISNSKKQLLKALAYFLNDKPIEEIKVSELINKAYISRSTFYRSFETKEEFFEWVLEYYMEGLSGASLNNADNPISFYTHYFDYISENAVYFRAFNNSSMWPQFISALNQNGVHIYQVFISQMTDNKNLSYLVSNYVISAHIGVVTSWLNNDLLVSPTNIASIVTEMTTSALKSQGFSLGELFNSNT; translated from the coding sequence ATGAAAGAAATTTCAAATAGTAAGAAACAGTTATTAAAGGCACTTGCTTATTTTTTAAACGACAAACCGATTGAAGAAATTAAAGTATCTGAATTAATAAATAAAGCCTATATAAGTCGGTCAACATTTTATCGCTCCTTTGAGACCAAAGAAGAATTCTTTGAGTGGGTCCTAGAATACTACATGGAGGGATTGTCTGGGGCGTCTTTGAATAATGCGGATAATCCGATAAGTTTCTATACTCATTATTTTGATTACATATCTGAAAATGCGGTATATTTTAGAGCATTTAATAATAGCTCAATGTGGCCACAGTTCATCTCAGCGCTAAATCAAAATGGAGTCCACATTTATCAAGTGTTCATCTCTCAAATGACAGATAATAAAAATCTGAGTTATCTAGTCAGCAACTACGTGATTAGTGCTCATATTGGGGTGGTTACGTCGTGGCTTAATAATGACCTGTTAGTTTCACCCACAAATATAGCATCTATTGTGACTGAAATGACTACGTCTGCACTGAAGAGTCAGGGATTCTCATTGGGGGAACTTTTCAATTCAAATACATAA
- a CDS encoding glutamate--cysteine ligase, with product MLKSENEISKKGYDFRHLLNFRIGFEVERHRVNLAGEISTFPYPKGIGNEVENAWITTDFMETMTEVVTPVAQTAEQAFVALDKISNVLKASLAEEELLWPLSMPPTLPKNLADIDIAHTTAEKRAYFINWVQRHNFQRATPTGVHINLGLNLQFIESNDLSRDEINELYMKVARGFMKNRYVLTYFFGASPIAEENYFLESQHAVNFVRSIRQSKLGFGTRYPGDYSSVEKYVAKILNGIRTGELFADNDFHAPVRLRGTQDLNHLASEGIDHIELRVLDFDPWSRDGISADAVHLIRLMAAYFIEYEEGPFNLTQADQVNEEVSLSSPTDKLHRGKMWSFIDDLKKFAYQIQAGQVFYDVLNRLTSQLQNPENTISARLIANIKNGSLNDFALNQATLNKMETPKIQTIKSVFEDSDGRVNSDDLKAHLF from the coding sequence ATGTTGAAAAGTGAAAATGAAATTTCAAAAAAAGGGTATGATTTTCGACATTTATTGAATTTTAGAATTGGTTTTGAAGTTGAACGACATCGGGTTAACTTGGCGGGTGAAATCAGTACATTTCCATATCCAAAAGGAATCGGTAATGAAGTCGAAAATGCTTGGATAACAACTGATTTCATGGAAACCATGACAGAGGTGGTGACACCGGTAGCCCAGACCGCAGAACAGGCCTTTGTAGCGCTAGATAAAATTAGTAATGTCTTGAAAGCATCTTTAGCTGAAGAAGAATTATTGTGGCCGCTATCAATGCCACCAACTTTACCGAAAAATCTGGCGGACATTGATATTGCGCATACAACTGCTGAGAAGCGTGCATATTTTATTAATTGGGTACAAAGGCATAATTTTCAACGGGCCACGCCAACTGGAGTGCATATTAATCTAGGATTAAATCTGCAATTCATCGAATCAAATGATTTGAGTCGTGATGAGATCAACGAATTGTACATGAAAGTTGCCAGAGGCTTTATGAAGAATCGTTATGTTTTAACGTATTTTTTTGGTGCCAGCCCGATTGCCGAAGAAAATTATTTTCTAGAATCACAGCATGCGGTTAACTTTGTCAGGAGTATCAGACAAAGTAAGTTAGGTTTTGGGACTAGATACCCAGGTGATTATTCATCAGTGGAAAAATATGTTGCTAAGATATTAAATGGAATTAGGACGGGCGAATTGTTTGCTGACAATGATTTTCATGCACCGGTTCGTTTACGGGGAACACAGGATTTAAATCATCTTGCTTCCGAGGGGATTGATCATATTGAACTACGAGTGTTAGATTTCGATCCTTGGTCCAGAGATGGAATTAGCGCAGATGCAGTTCATTTAATTCGGTTAATGGCGGCATATTTTATTGAATATGAGGAAGGACCCTTTAATTTAACACAGGCTGATCAAGTGAATGAAGAAGTCTCCTTAAGTTCTCCCACCGATAAATTACATCGAGGTAAGATGTGGAGTTTTATTGATGATTTGAAAAAATTTGCCTATCAAATTCAAGCAGGTCAAGTTTTCTACGATGTTTTAAATCGTTTGACGTCTCAACTTCAAAATCCAGAAAATACGATTAGCGCCAGATTAATTGCTAATATTAAAAATGGAAGTTTGAATGATTTTGCGCTGAATCAAGCGACATTAAACAAAATGGAAACCCCAAAGATACAAACAATCAAAAGCGTTTTTGAAGATTCTGATGGGCGAGTAAATAGTGATGATCTTAAAGCGCATTTATTTTAA
- a CDS encoding (S)-acetoin forming diacetyl reductase has protein sequence MSKVAIVTGAAQGIGLAIAQRLHQDGFKVALVDYKIDTAQAAATDLGENAIALQADVSKRDDMFNAVQSTVEKFGDLNVLVNNAGLGPTTPIDTITEEQFQQVYGVNVGGVLWGTQAAHAAFKKLGHGGKIINATSQAGVVGNPELALYSGTKFAVRGITQVTARDLAAENITVNAYAPGIVKTPMMFDIAHEVGQNAGKDDDWGMQQFAKDIALKRLSEPADVANVVSFLSGSDSDYITGQTIIVDGGMQFH, from the coding sequence ATGTCAAAAGTTGCGATTGTTACTGGTGCCGCCCAAGGAATTGGACTCGCCATTGCTCAGCGTCTACACCAAGATGGCTTCAAAGTTGCTTTAGTTGATTATAAAATTGATACTGCCCAAGCCGCTGCGACTGATTTAGGGGAAAATGCGATTGCATTGCAAGCTGACGTTTCTAAACGTGATGATATGTTTAACGCTGTGCAATCGACAGTTGAAAAGTTTGGTGATTTGAACGTCTTAGTTAATAATGCGGGCTTAGGTCCAACCACGCCAATTGATACCATTACCGAGGAACAATTCCAACAAGTTTATGGTGTCAATGTTGGTGGAGTGCTCTGGGGTACTCAAGCTGCCCATGCAGCCTTTAAAAAACTTGGACATGGTGGAAAGATTATTAATGCCACTTCACAAGCCGGAGTTGTGGGCAATCCTGAACTAGCCCTATATTCTGGAACAAAGTTTGCAGTTCGTGGAATCACGCAAGTAACCGCTCGTGACTTAGCTGCAGAAAATATTACTGTTAATGCCTATGCGCCGGGAATTGTTAAGACACCCATGATGTTTGATATTGCGCATGAAGTTGGACAAAATGCTGGAAAAGATGATGACTGGGGTATGCAACAATTTGCGAAAGATATTGCCTTAAAGCGTCTTTCAGAACCAGCCGATGTGGCAAATGTTGTATCATTCTTATCAGGATCTGATTCTGACTACATCACTGGTCAAACTATTATTGTTGATGGCGGGATGCAGTTCCATTAA
- a CDS encoding NAD(P)H-dependent oxidoreductase, with the protein MKTLIIYNHPYDGSYNHAILEAVINGINQNHGDYEVIDLDKENFNPVMNANDLLGFVKHQAVDPMAISYAEKIHQADHVVFIFPIWWELMPAMTKGFIDKVIYPGLTYDYKKNGLSMVSLLPNLQSTTVITTMNTPKVMYKLIDGNAVKKALIKGTFKKSGMKNVKWMSFNMIKMVKPEKRVKWLKKIERTFSKMES; encoded by the coding sequence ATGAAAACATTAATTATTTATAATCATCCGTATGATGGAAGTTATAACCACGCAATTTTAGAAGCAGTAATTAACGGAATCAATCAGAATCATGGCGATTATGAGGTCATCGATTTAGATAAGGAAAATTTTAATCCGGTAATGAATGCTAATGATCTATTAGGCTTTGTAAAACATCAAGCAGTTGATCCAATGGCCATCAGTTATGCTGAAAAGATTCATCAAGCTGATCACGTTGTCTTTATTTTTCCGATTTGGTGGGAATTAATGCCAGCCATGACCAAAGGATTTATTGATAAGGTTATCTACCCGGGATTAACATATGATTATAAGAAAAATGGATTGAGTATGGTTAGTCTTTTGCCAAATTTGCAGTCTACAACAGTTATTACTACGATGAATACCCCAAAAGTAATGTATAAATTAATCGATGGTAATGCGGTGAAAAAAGCTTTAATAAAGGGAACCTTTAAAAAATCAGGCATGAAGAATGTTAAGTGGATGAGTTTTAACATGATTAAAATGGTTAAGCCTGAAAAAAGAGTAAAATGGCTGAAAAAAATTGAACGTACATTTTCGAAAATGGAATCGTAA
- the map gene encoding type I methionyl aminopeptidase, with product MITLKSKREILAMEKSGAIIAGMHQALKNIIKPGISTWDIEEFSRNYIESHGGRAAQIGFEGFEYATTVSVNSEVAHAFPRKDLILKDGDLVKVDTVVELDGAYSDSAWSYAVGRVSPEIQKLMEVTLKAMYLGIDQAQVGNRLGDIGAVMNHYIEDENGYGNVIDYAGHGIGPTMHEEPTVLHDGVAGRGLRLRPGMTITIEPMVNLGSWEVETSQEDGWTVRTIDGSWSAQYEHVIAITEDGPKILTSQDAEFDAKYLLK from the coding sequence ATGATAACATTGAAATCAAAACGTGAAATTTTAGCTATGGAGAAATCAGGAGCGATTATTGCTGGCATGCACCAGGCATTAAAAAATATTATTAAGCCAGGAATTTCGACTTGGGATATTGAAGAATTTAGTCGTAATTATATTGAAAGCCATGGTGGGCGAGCCGCTCAAATTGGATTTGAAGGGTTTGAGTATGCAACGACAGTTTCGGTTAATTCTGAGGTTGCCCACGCCTTTCCTCGTAAGGATTTAATTTTAAAAGATGGCGATTTAGTTAAAGTCGATACTGTTGTGGAATTAGACGGCGCATATTCCGACTCGGCGTGGAGTTATGCAGTTGGTAGAGTAAGCCCGGAAATCCAAAAGTTAATGGAAGTAACCTTAAAGGCAATGTATTTAGGCATTGATCAGGCTCAAGTTGGGAATCGTTTGGGTGATATTGGAGCAGTTATGAACCATTATATTGAGGATGAAAATGGATATGGGAATGTAATTGATTACGCTGGTCATGGAATTGGGCCTACAATGCATGAAGAACCAACGGTATTACATGACGGTGTTGCGGGGCGTGGTTTAAGACTACGACCGGGGATGACGATTACGATTGAGCCAATGGTTAATTTAGGAAGTTGGGAAGTGGAGACATCGCAAGAAGATGGTTGGACCGTTCGCACGATTGATGGTTCGTGGTCGGCTCAATATGAGCATGTAATTGCTATCACAGAAGATGGTCCGAAAATTTTAACATCGCAGGATGCCGAATTTGATGCAAAATACCTTTTAAAATAA
- the pnuC gene encoding nicotinamide riboside transporter PnuC yields MQQVSKSHFSDNIFSDLSWKEIKANFKEVFSPQFYVRGISGWSKTYYVFWVFGLVVLTYTGFFMTPFNPLSIPSWLGSIIGFTCVCAISNSSRLQGLAGLISATLIALVSIATGNYANAFMQFVYGITLDVGSLMLGDRWTARETHNMDKFGYMMLSIGGVLLWIFLLLMDMYVFRSPRALIDSFEATMGVMAGMLLLFRYKLAYIGFTFSGIFSIVLWGITLKSGHPDSLVLFFNYILYLMNDGLALTISSWSYKKKK; encoded by the coding sequence ATGCAACAAGTAAGTAAGTCTCATTTTTCGGATAATATTTTTAGTGATCTATCTTGGAAAGAAATAAAGGCGAATTTTAAAGAAGTATTTTCTCCACAATTTTATGTGCGCGGTATTTCGGGATGGTCAAAAACATATTATGTTTTTTGGGTCTTCGGTTTAGTAGTGTTAACTTACACTGGTTTTTTTATGACTCCCTTTAATCCCCTTTCAATTCCATCATGGTTAGGATCAATTATCGGATTTACCTGTGTTTGTGCCATCTCAAATAGTTCTCGATTACAAGGCTTGGCTGGCTTGATTTCTGCGACATTGATCGCGCTGGTATCAATCGCTACTGGGAATTATGCTAATGCATTCATGCAATTTGTTTATGGAATAACGCTTGACGTAGGTTCTCTGATGCTCGGAGACCGTTGGACAGCGCGGGAAACACATAATATGGATAAGTTTGGTTATATGATGCTGTCGATTGGCGGGGTTTTGCTTTGGATCTTCTTATTATTGATGGATATGTATGTTTTTCGCAGTCCGCGAGCGTTGATTGATTCATTCGAAGCTACAATGGGTGTTATGGCGGGAATGTTGTTATTGTTCCGTTATAAGTTAGCGTATATTGGCTTCACCTTTAGCGGAATTTTCTCTATCGTATTATGGGGCATAACATTGAAATCGGGTCATCCAGATTCTTTGGTATTATTTTTTAACTATATTTTGTATTTGATGAACGATGGATTGGCCTTAACGATTAGTTCTTGGTCATATAAAAAGAAAAAATAA
- a CDS encoding MerR family transcriptional regulator — protein sequence MTYLIKDFAQLTGVSERTLRYYHEIGILIPERADNGYRKYTSRDADQLQLILMYRNLQFDLSTIKQLLALPVKQKIKELATQQSVLIKKQSELTQALQQIAITLANYREEQLMKDPEKFTVFKQAAITENQELFGKEVVSKYGSKQQRNANQHFKNLTTIQYQQMQTNEVQLIFELQQYIASPNWPSDLAQKIFNHHQAWLQLASPDYSLKMHRAIAEMYVSDARFTNYYTKLIGHPQAAKALNSIINYYAIK from the coding sequence ATGACTTATCTAATTAAAGATTTTGCACAATTAACGGGCGTCTCGGAACGAACACTCCGATACTATCACGAGATCGGGATTTTAATCCCTGAGCGTGCTGACAATGGCTATCGCAAATATACCAGCCGCGATGCCGATCAACTTCAATTAATTTTAATGTATCGCAATCTCCAGTTTGATTTGTCAACAATTAAACAACTGCTCGCTTTACCAGTAAAGCAAAAAATTAAAGAATTAGCGACGCAACAGTCTGTATTGATAAAAAAGCAATCTGAATTAACCCAAGCATTACAACAAATAGCAATCACATTAGCTAATTATCGGGAGGAACAACTCATGAAAGATCCAGAAAAATTTACTGTATTTAAACAAGCTGCAATTACTGAAAATCAGGAATTATTTGGGAAAGAAGTCGTTAGTAAATACGGATCTAAACAACAAAGAAACGCTAACCAACACTTTAAGAATTTAACTACCATTCAATATCAACAAATGCAAACCAATGAAGTGCAATTAATTTTCGAATTACAACAGTATATCGCATCGCCAAACTGGCCTTCGGATTTGGCGCAAAAAATTTTTAACCACCATCAAGCCTGGTTACAATTAGCTAGTCCCGATTATAGTTTAAAAATGCATCGCGCAATCGCCGAAATGTATGTTTCCGATGCACGTTTTACCAATTATTATACTAAACTCATTGGTCATCCGCAGGCTGCGAAAGCATTGAACAGTATTATAAACTATTACGCCATTAAATAG
- a CDS encoding ArsR/SmtB family transcription factor produces the protein MSNYSQLQKDLNAVSGLLIALGDQKRQAIIIKLLENINCDGLQVSQLIDATQLSRPAISHHLKILKDAKIINYQSKGTKNFYYLNHETDEINKLQSFLDEAITIMKRDTLK, from the coding sequence ATGTCAAATTATTCGCAACTTCAGAAGGATCTAAATGCCGTAAGTGGACTTTTGATTGCATTAGGTGACCAAAAACGCCAAGCAATTATTATTAAACTTCTAGAAAATATAAACTGTGATGGGCTTCAAGTGAGTCAACTTATAGATGCAACGCAACTATCTCGACCGGCTATATCTCATCACTTGAAAATATTAAAAGATGCCAAAATTATTAACTACCAAAGCAAAGGTACTAAAAATTTTTATTATTTAAATCATGAAACTGATGAAATCAATAAACTACAAAGCTTCTTAGACGAAGCCATTACTATCATGAAACGAGATACTTTAAAATGA
- a CDS encoding Crp/Fnr family transcriptional regulator, with translation MNIINLINYKGKNDWDKKSFSANTTLLLEGDIADKIYFIEKGAIRLWNNDDGREITFQFFFEGQVVSSYESFHLKKTSVFSIETIEDTDVLILEKAKLDNLLSDSPDLRKMMIDQLSERLIAYTEYFLSRIKESPEKRYRSLLEKNNELIQRVPAQYIASFLGITPVSLSRIKKRIK, from the coding sequence ATGAATATAATTAATTTAATTAATTATAAAGGAAAAAATGATTGGGATAAAAAAAGTTTTTCTGCAAATACCACTTTGCTTTTGGAAGGTGATATAGCTGATAAAATTTATTTTATTGAAAAGGGCGCAATACGTCTTTGGAATAACGATGACGGAAGAGAAATAACTTTTCAATTTTTCTTTGAAGGCCAAGTAGTATCGTCATATGAAAGTTTTCATCTAAAAAAAACGAGTGTGTTTTCCATCGAGACGATCGAAGATACTGATGTTTTAATTTTGGAAAAAGCAAAGTTAGACAACTTATTGAGCGATTCACCAGATTTAAGGAAAATGATGATAGATCAATTATCTGAACGCTTGATTGCGTACACGGAGTACTTTTTATCAAGAATTAAAGAATCTCCTGAAAAAAGATATCGTTCATTACTTGAAAAAAATAATGAACTGATACAACGGGTGCCCGCACAATATATTGCATCCTTCTTGGGAATTACGCCAGTCTCTTTAAGTAGAATCAAAAAAAGAATTAAATGA
- a CDS encoding RrF2 family transcriptional regulator encodes MQISSKFTISVHLLALLDYLNDQQKVTSNILASSIGVNPVTVRNVMGDLKKANIINISQGQSGISLARPIDEITFYDIYKAIDSVNDEGMFHFHEHPDPDCPVGAISILHWIIS; translated from the coding sequence ATGCAAATTTCAAGTAAATTTACAATCAGTGTACATCTGCTTGCGCTTTTAGATTATTTAAACGATCAGCAAAAAGTTACTAGTAATATTTTAGCCAGTAGTATTGGGGTGAATCCGGTCACAGTCCGCAACGTGATGGGAGACCTTAAAAAAGCGAATATTATTAATATTAGCCAAGGGCAGAGTGGTATTTCACTGGCTCGTCCCATAGATGAGATCACTTTTTATGATATTTATAAAGCAATTGACAGTGTTAATGACGAAGGAATGTTTCACTTTCATGAGCACCCAGATCCTGACTGTCCGGTGGGGGCAATATCCATATTGCATTGGATAATAAGTTAG